A window of Bacillaceae bacterium S4-13-56 contains these coding sequences:
- a CDS encoding GerMN domain-containing protein, whose protein sequence is MISPTLFLKDNRDDTVQIHNDTSRLSEESLNHTGPNQIGLSETDAADESILGGMGIMGVSPINSHLVTSNLSDTAAVQYVFPSKDFLYNVPATVISTSIMTKEEVYHELNKDQSELLEQWGLMESFLKGITFTLDQDLSIVHVQVPQSFFASSGSYVEDALIRSLHRMFGNTRYKTILFQNENGESGVDFPHAGPMKEVKIQQPDKEIYFLYKIDEKAMGMLVPMDTEIDNIEDNISELTSPEDYSLLQSIIPEDVEINRVEPLNEETLIVEFSQGTTLLANQENLTMIEGILLTARSFGYETVQFSNAGLKKLSNYDLTNPIPVPSDQINPIYLP, encoded by the coding sequence ATGATTTCTCCTACATTATTCCTTAAGGATAACAGGGATGACACAGTACAAATTCATAATGACACGAGCCGTCTGTCAGAAGAAAGTCTAAATCATACAGGACCAAATCAGATTGGTCTTTCAGAAACAGATGCAGCTGACGAATCCATTTTAGGGGGCATGGGGATAATGGGAGTTTCACCTATAAATTCCCACCTCGTTACATCTAATTTATCAGACACAGCCGCAGTACAGTATGTGTTCCCAAGTAAGGATTTCTTATATAACGTGCCAGCTACGGTTATTTCCACTAGTATCATGACCAAAGAAGAGGTATATCACGAACTTAATAAGGACCAATCGGAATTACTCGAACAGTGGGGATTAATGGAATCTTTTTTGAAGGGGATAACTTTTACACTTGATCAAGATTTATCTATTGTTCATGTTCAAGTTCCACAATCTTTCTTTGCATCAAGTGGCTCTTATGTTGAGGATGCTTTAATCCGGTCATTACATCGAATGTTTGGAAATACTAGATATAAAACCATCCTTTTTCAAAATGAGAATGGAGAAAGTGGAGTTGATTTTCCTCATGCTGGTCCTATGAAAGAAGTGAAAATTCAACAACCAGATAAAGAAATATATTTCTTATATAAAATTGATGAAAAGGCTATGGGAATGCTGGTTCCAATGGATACAGAAATTGATAATATTGAAGACAATATTTCTGAACTTACAAGCCCTGAAGATTACTCACTCTTACAGTCTATTATTCCAGAAGATGTGGAAATCAATCGTGTGGAGCCTTTAAATGAGGAGACATTAATTGTGGAATTTTCACAGGGGACTACATTATTAGCGAATCAAGAAAATCTGACTATGATCGAGGGAATCCTTCTCACAGCCAGATCTTTTGGATACGAAACTGTTCAGTTTAGTAATGCTGGCCTTAAAAAATTAAGTAATTACGATTTAACGAATCCAATCCCAGTTCCATCAGATCAAATAAATCCAATATATTTACCATAA
- a CDS encoding helix-turn-helix domain-containing protein gives MFITLILDALERFQGERGEAALFHLLKGKKSAQTIQDVHTFHLEGFYGLFPGLQRDTYQEVLNRMFQNNFIQIQNDRLLITKVGMDFLDVHKSDRERVKDFRDINMNKNLRIFLERLHLMIQMYSNLSIGNHKFTPITDHLPTQKWVKNYYLNHKSHLSEIMKQVYVHLYSILESLPHPMSDVFVLKLTGSHRVGLSMRQLAKKYSFSTYDIELFLLWTCQIIWTRTTPSDILNTWFPQEKEGVLLTQSAQKTMEWYEKGYLMEEIASLRGYKLSTIQDHIVEMALSLMDFPLDSFLTNEEYHLIEEAIQKTNSHRLRHIKEKCPETITYFQIRLTLAKVKGRREV, from the coding sequence ATGTTTATTACTCTCATTCTCGATGCATTAGAAAGGTTTCAAGGGGAAAGAGGAGAAGCTGCTCTGTTTCATTTATTAAAAGGGAAAAAATCGGCTCAAACGATTCAGGATGTGCATACTTTTCATTTAGAAGGATTCTATGGACTATTTCCAGGATTACAAAGAGATACATATCAAGAAGTATTGAATAGGATGTTTCAAAATAATTTTATTCAAATTCAAAATGATAGACTTCTTATAACGAAAGTGGGAATGGATTTTCTAGATGTTCATAAATCTGATAGAGAACGTGTAAAGGATTTCAGGGATATTAATATGAATAAAAACCTACGTATATTCTTAGAAAGGTTGCATTTAATGATTCAAATGTATTCTAATTTATCCATAGGAAATCATAAGTTCACCCCTATTACAGATCATCTTCCGACACAGAAGTGGGTTAAAAATTATTATCTTAACCATAAGTCACATTTATCAGAAATCATGAAACAAGTTTATGTCCACTTATATAGCATCTTGGAAAGCCTACCACACCCTATGTCAGACGTTTTTGTATTAAAGCTGACGGGTAGTCACCGAGTGGGTCTAAGTATGCGTCAGCTAGCTAAAAAGTACTCATTCAGCACATATGATATTGAGTTGTTTCTGCTATGGACTTGCCAAATCATTTGGACAAGGACTACACCATCCGATATTTTAAATACTTGGTTTCCACAAGAGAAAGAAGGAGTTTTATTAACTCAATCAGCTCAAAAGACAATGGAGTGGTATGAAAAAGGATATTTAATGGAGGAAATAGCATCTCTTAGAGGATACAAATTAAGTACCATCCAAGATCACATAGTTGAAATGGCACTTTCTCTCATGGATTTTCCATTAGATTCTTTTTTAACAAATGAAGAGTATCATCTTATTGAAGAAGCCATTCAAAAAACGAATTCGCACCGCTTGCGTCATATAAAAGAAAAATGTCCAGAGACTATTACTTACTTTCAAATTAGACTTACACTAGCAAAAGTAAAGGGAAGGAGAGAAGTATGA
- a CDS encoding ATP-dependent DNA helicase RecQ: MNLQEALQQYFGYKNFREGQKEILEYLQEKKDVLGILPTGTGKSVCYQLPALMNEGLVVVISPLISLMIDQVREMKEFGYKRVASINSMISYQEKQVVLSNLKKLDLLYCSPEMLQSVTFLNLLKQVPIQLIAIDEAHCISQWGHEFRMDYQRIRPVLEFLDHPQVLALSATAMPRVQEEIKGLLGRPRMTSAVFPMDRPNITIVVEQVQTRKEKIEQIKEVVNNHSKSTMIYFSSRNEAERVAVLLENELPNKKIAYYHGGLESNERILIQQQFMKNQLDIICCTNAFGMGINKPDIRLVIHFHPPGNMESYIQEIGRAGRDGEQAVSLLFYSENDERIPKYLIDSEIMDETSLLHAITLLKKDIFLRENLPVDEEIIEILQISEVHWRFLKFHLEKHDMIENRKQLSELEWDQIYVFLKELIYTRKNYKSEKLQEFLEWIKNNECRRMSLYKHFQQKIQFVENKYCCDYCGFSFDHWHEPAKNSATIKEWDWKLELKTIFHIEGQHE; the protein is encoded by the coding sequence ATGAACCTTCAGGAGGCCTTACAACAGTATTTTGGTTACAAAAATTTCAGAGAAGGACAAAAGGAGATTCTTGAATATCTTCAAGAGAAAAAAGATGTCCTTGGGATATTGCCAACAGGTACAGGGAAATCGGTGTGCTATCAACTTCCGGCTTTGATGAATGAAGGACTCGTAGTGGTTATATCTCCTTTAATATCTTTAATGATCGATCAAGTAAGAGAAATGAAAGAGTTTGGATACAAACGAGTTGCCTCTATAAATAGCATGATTAGTTATCAGGAAAAACAGGTTGTGTTATCAAATCTTAAAAAATTGGACTTGCTATATTGTTCTCCAGAAATGTTACAGTCTGTTACGTTCTTAAATCTACTAAAACAAGTTCCTATACAACTTATTGCTATTGATGAAGCCCATTGTATTTCTCAATGGGGTCATGAATTTCGAATGGACTATCAAAGGATTCGTCCTGTTTTAGAATTTCTTGATCACCCCCAGGTTTTAGCCTTAAGTGCTACAGCAATGCCAAGGGTCCAGGAGGAGATTAAAGGACTTTTAGGACGGCCGCGGATGACATCAGCAGTGTTTCCTATGGACCGGCCTAATATTACTATAGTGGTTGAACAAGTGCAAACTCGCAAAGAAAAAATAGAACAAATAAAAGAAGTAGTTAATAACCATTCCAAATCAACTATGATTTATTTTTCTAGTCGTAATGAAGCAGAAAGAGTAGCGGTATTACTTGAAAATGAGCTCCCAAATAAGAAAATAGCATATTATCACGGTGGTTTGGAAAGCAACGAAAGGATTCTCATTCAACAACAATTTATGAAAAATCAATTGGATATTATTTGTTGTACCAATGCCTTTGGAATGGGGATTAATAAACCCGATATAAGGTTAGTTATTCATTTTCACCCGCCTGGAAATATGGAGTCATATATTCAAGAGATCGGTCGAGCTGGTAGAGACGGAGAACAAGCCGTTAGTTTGTTGTTTTATTCGGAAAATGATGAAAGAATTCCCAAATATTTAATAGATTCTGAAATCATGGATGAAACGTCCTTACTTCATGCAATAACATTACTAAAAAAAGACATTTTTCTACGTGAAAACTTACCAGTAGATGAAGAAATAATAGAGATTTTACAAATTTCTGAGGTTCACTGGAGATTTTTGAAATTTCACCTTGAAAAGCATGATATGATAGAAAATAGAAAACAGTTAAGTGAATTAGAGTGGGACCAAATTTATGTATTCTTAAAAGAACTAATTTACACACGAAAAAACTATAAATCTGAAAAGCTACAGGAATTTTTAGAATGGATAAAAAATAATGAGTGTCGTAGAATGAGTCTTTATAAGCATTTTCAACAAAAAATACAATTTGTGGAAAATAAATATTGCTGTGATTATTGTGGGTTTTCATTTGACCATTGGCATGAACCAGCAAAAAATTCTGCAACGATAAAGGAATGGGATTGGAAATTGGAATTAAAAACAATTTTTCATATCGAGGGACAACATGAATAA
- a CDS encoding type II CAAX endopeptidase family protein → MNKLRQDELIQKMTDRELLLQLYLTQGILIVLAFLGGWLFFPSIPWETLFVWDTKKVILYSIPFSIAVVGVDLFLMKVLPESSFDDGGVNEKVFRNRTTFHIFWMTLLIAFCEELLFRGILQSKFGLIVASVIFALVHIRYLYKPVLFVSVFLLSFLLGVMFEVSQSFWVVMFAHFLIDFLLALFIRYQK, encoded by the coding sequence ATGAATAAGTTACGTCAAGATGAGCTTATACAAAAAATGACAGATAGGGAATTACTATTACAACTTTATTTAACACAAGGGATTTTAATTGTTTTGGCATTTTTAGGAGGATGGCTGTTCTTTCCTTCCATACCGTGGGAAACATTGTTTGTATGGGATACAAAGAAAGTTATACTGTACTCTATACCTTTTTCTATTGCTGTGGTAGGTGTAGATTTATTCTTAATGAAGGTTCTGCCAGAGTCGTCTTTTGATGATGGTGGTGTTAATGAAAAGGTATTTCGGAATAGAACTACATTCCACATATTTTGGATGACATTGTTAATCGCTTTTTGTGAAGAACTCCTTTTTAGAGGAATCCTGCAATCAAAGTTTGGTCTTATTGTTGCCAGTGTGATTTTTGCTCTCGTTCATATTCGTTATCTTTATAAACCTGTCTTATTTGTATCCGTCTTTTTATTAAGCTTTTTATTAGGTGTAATGTTTGAAGTTAGTCAAAGTTTTTGGGTAGTTATGTTTGCTCATTTTCTAATTGATTTCTTGCTAGCATTATTTATTCGTTATCAAAAGTGA
- a CDS encoding ferredoxin encodes MAKYTIVDKETCIACGACGAAAPDIYDYDDEGIAFVTLDDNQGIVEIPEVLEEDMMDAFEGCPTDSIKVADEPFDGDATKFE; translated from the coding sequence GTGGCTAAGTACACAATTGTTGACAAAGAAACTTGTATAGCATGTGGTGCATGTGGAGCAGCAGCACCAGATATTTATGATTATGATGATGAAGGAATTGCATTTGTAACATTAGACGATAACCAAGGTATTGTTGAAATTCCCGAAGTTCTTGAAGAAGATATGATGGATGCCTTTGAAGGCTGTCCTACTGATTCTATTAAAGTTGCTGACGAGCCATTTGATGGAGATGCAACAAAATTTGAATAA
- the serA gene encoding phosphoglycerate dehydrogenase yields MFVLNTILISDPIQEEGIVSLLEDSRCVILQKHVNDATKEELEKVDALMVRSGTQVTDEVMDKMPNLKIIGRAGVGVDNIQIEQASNRGILVINAPNGNTISTAEHTFAMMAGLLRKIPQATQSIKSGEWNRKQFQGQEIYGKTLGIIGFGRIGTELSKRVKAFGMNILVYDPFLTEERAKKNGVTLAEELDYLLENSDIITVHTPLTEDTRHLINQENIYKTKKGVYFLNCARGGIIEEDALYQGIVSGHVRGAALDVFDVEPPTNRNLLELEEVVATPHIAASTEEAQTNVAKQISEDFLRFIDGDPVSSAINLPQLTKDEFTVLSPFFDLVKQMGNFTSQCMKSPVKKVNITYGGKITELDTQILSRWFVRGFLNSRVDQTINEVNAFQVCQQRGISFSETLQDDTHGFTNIIEATIYGEKQSFTIMGTYIPEVGPRIIRLNGFSVDFYPENSLLYIHHNDQPGVIGMVGQFLGNEGLNIATMVVGRKSAGGDAIMVLSFDEPVPTHIVEQIQSNPMITNCQRINM; encoded by the coding sequence GTGTTTGTTCTGAACACAATACTTATTTCAGATCCCATTCAGGAGGAAGGGATTGTATCCTTATTAGAAGATTCTAGATGTGTTATTCTACAAAAACATGTGAATGATGCCACAAAAGAAGAGTTAGAAAAAGTAGATGCTCTCATGGTAAGGAGCGGTACGCAGGTTACTGATGAAGTTATGGATAAGATGCCTAACTTAAAGATTATTGGACGCGCTGGGGTTGGTGTGGATAATATTCAAATAGAACAAGCATCAAATAGAGGAATATTAGTTATTAATGCTCCAAATGGAAATACCATTTCAACAGCAGAACATACTTTTGCAATGATGGCAGGTTTACTAAGAAAAATCCCTCAAGCCACACAATCTATTAAAAGCGGAGAATGGAATCGTAAACAATTCCAAGGCCAAGAGATTTATGGAAAAACTCTTGGTATTATCGGATTTGGAAGAATTGGAACGGAACTTTCAAAACGAGTAAAGGCATTTGGAATGAATATTCTTGTTTATGATCCATTTCTAACGGAAGAAAGAGCGAAAAAAAACGGAGTAACTCTTGCAGAAGAGCTTGATTATTTATTAGAGAATAGTGATATCATTACCGTTCATACTCCACTTACAGAAGATACACGACATTTAATTAATCAGGAAAACATTTACAAGACAAAAAAGGGAGTCTATTTTTTGAATTGCGCCAGAGGCGGGATCATAGAGGAGGATGCACTATATCAAGGAATTGTTTCAGGACATGTTCGTGGAGCTGCTTTAGATGTTTTTGATGTAGAACCCCCTACTAATAGGAATTTGTTAGAATTAGAGGAGGTTGTAGCAACCCCACATATCGCTGCTTCAACAGAAGAAGCACAGACGAATGTGGCAAAACAAATATCAGAGGATTTTCTTCGGTTTATAGATGGAGATCCTGTATCAAGTGCAATAAACCTTCCTCAGCTAACTAAAGATGAATTCACAGTTCTATCACCGTTTTTTGATTTAGTAAAACAAATGGGTAATTTCACTTCCCAATGTATGAAATCTCCTGTCAAAAAGGTTAATATCACATACGGAGGGAAGATTACAGAACTTGACACACAGATTCTAAGTCGTTGGTTTGTTAGAGGTTTCTTGAATTCCAGAGTAGACCAAACCATTAATGAAGTGAATGCTTTTCAGGTTTGCCAACAGCGAGGCATATCCTTTAGTGAAACTTTACAGGATGATACACATGGATTTACCAATATCATCGAAGCGACTATCTATGGAGAAAAGCAATCATTCACTATTATGGGAACCTATATTCCAGAAGTAGGTCCAAGAATTATTCGATTAAATGGTTTCTCCGTTGATTTCTATCCAGAGAATTCCTTGCTTTATATTCATCATAATGATCAACCAGGTGTAATCGGGATGGTAGGGCAATTCTTAGGAAACGAAGGACTTAACATAGCAACTATGGTAGTTGGCCGGAAATCAGCTGGTGGAGATGCAATTATGGTTCTTTCTTTTGATGAACCTGTTCCAACTCATATTGTGGAGCAAATTCAATCAAATCCTATGATTACAAACTGTCAAAGAATTAATATGTAA